In Oscillospiraceae bacterium, the genomic window AGGTTTCGCAGCCGGATGCGTCGGGCGCGGTCATCTATACCGTTGGCGTCGCCGCCTGCGACATGGGGCGCGTGATCGGAAAAAGCGGCAGAATGGTCCGCTGTCTCAAGACCCTCTTTAAGGCAGCCGCCGCAAGGCAGGGTCAAAACGCTTCGCTCGAAGTTAAATAGGATTAAAATAATGCGCGATTACCTTGAACTCGGAAAAATCGTCTCCACTCATGGGTTGAGAGGCGAATTCAAGGTCGATTTGTGGTGCGACGGCCTAGCTTTTGCCGCGCAGTTCAAGACCCTGTATCTCGGCGCACAGCACGACATTTTAAAAATCACAAGCTGCCGCGGAACCGATGTACAGGCGATTGTCATGGCCGAAGGTTATAGTCATGTTGACACTGCGAAAACCCTGGTCGGAAAAACCCTTTGGTTTGCGCGGAAAGACGCCGTCCTTGCTGACGGCAGTTTTTTTGAGGACGATCTGATTGGGCTCACGGTTATCGATGTTGCCTCCGGCGAAACCTACGGGAAAATCGCGCAGATTTACCGCACCGGAGCAAACGATGTCTACGCTGTACAGGATAAAAGCGGCGTTGAAAAATTGTTCCCTGCCATCCCGCAGATCGTAAAAAACATCGATATACAAACCGAAACTATGACCATTTCCCCGATTCCCGGCATTTTCGACGGCGAAAATGAATCGCTATGAGAATTGATATTATGACCCTGTTCCCCGAAGTCTGCGCGGCTTTTACCGGCAGCAGCATCCTCGGACGGGCACAGCAAAAAAAGCTTGCAGAGATCCATTACCACAACATCCGCGACTATTCCGGGGATAAACATAACCGCGTCGACGACTATTCCTACGGCGGCGGTCCCGGCATGATCATACGGCCGGAACCGGTCTATGCATGCTTTGAAGCCATCTGCAACGAATGCGGTTATCGTCCGAAAATGTTTTTCATGTCTCCGCAAGGTAAGACCTTCTCGCAGATAAAAGCGTTCGAACTCTCGAAACTCGACGGATTCGCGATTCTGTGCGGCCATTATGAAGGCATTGATCAACGGGTCATAGAAAAGATCGTCGATGAGGAAATCTCCATCGGTGATTTTGTTCTGA contains:
- the trmD gene encoding tRNA (guanosine(37)-N1)-methyltransferase TrmD, with the protein product MRIDIMTLFPEVCAAFTGSSILGRAQQKKLAEIHYHNIRDYSGDKHNRVDDYSYGGGPGMIIRPEPVYACFEAICNECGYRPKMFFMSPQGKTFSQIKAFELSKLDGFAILCGHYEGIDQRVIEKIVDEEISIGDFVLTGGELAAMVVTDATVRLIDGVLSEPECYLGESHVNGLLEYPQYTRPEVWRDMSVPEILISGHHENIQKWRRQKSLETTLNKRPDILNEKVPKPGK
- the rimM gene encoding ribosome maturation factor RimM (Essential for efficient processing of 16S rRNA) gives rise to the protein MRDYLELGKIVSTHGLRGEFKVDLWCDGLAFAAQFKTLYLGAQHDILKITSCRGTDVQAIVMAEGYSHVDTAKTLVGKTLWFARKDAVLADGSFFEDDLIGLTVIDVASGETYGKIAQIYRTGANDVYAVQDKSGVEKLFPAIPQIVKNIDIQTETMTISPIPGIFDGENESL
- a CDS encoding KH domain-containing protein, yielding MEEFITLLFNGIVTSPDEISIEVSQPDASGAVIYTVGVAACDMGRVIGKSGRMVRCLKTLFKAAAARQGQNASLEVK